From a single Aspergillus puulaauensis MK2 DNA, chromosome 2, nearly complete sequence genomic region:
- a CDS encoding uncharacterized protein (COG:P;~EggNog:ENOG410PFD7;~InterPro:IPR018303,IPR023298,IPR023299,IPR001757, IPR004014,IPR006414,IPR008250;~PFAM:PF13246,PF00122,PF00690;~TransMembrane:4 (i81-99o105-126i303-324o330-356i);~go_component: GO:0016021 - integral component of membrane [Evidence IEA];~go_function: GO:0000166 - nucleotide binding [Evidence IEA];~go_function: GO:0019829 - ATPase-coupled cation transmembrane transporter activity [Evidence IEA];~go_process: GO:0006812 - cation transport [Evidence IEA]) — translation MADEKPNISPHGAPDNPHGAGAPLSQPAHSLTYEAVIKALGTALDEGLNPEEASRRLQEYGPNKLEEGEGVSVVKILVRQVANAMMLVLILAMAVSFGIQSWIEGGVICAVIVLNIVVGFFQEYAAEKTMESLHSLSSPTGTVSRGGQTFSVPSHDIVPGDMVELRTGDTVPADIRLVEAVNFETDEALLTGESLPVQKECDSTFKEDTGPGDRLNIAYSSSTVTRGRARGVVVGTGMSTEIGSIALALRASDNKRRPVRRGPEGETKKRWYLEAWTLTGTDAVGRFLGVNIGTPLQRKLSKLACLLFGIAVLFAIVCMAANYFSSNNEVIMYAVATGISMIPACLVVVLTITMAVGTKRMVERNVIVRKLDSLEALGAVTDICSDKTGTLTQGKMVVKKAWIPSRGIYSVGTSNEPFNPTVGDITFTPVAPLEFDEEKEGAAAPNIEDLVSENRQLEDFLDVASMANLSHVFKSEEGEWSARGEPTEIAIQVFASRFNWNRDRWTKGEGAVWHQKAEFPFDSTVKKMSVIFSKRGACEDKEDHTMVFTKGAVERVVESCTSVIWDQGSSTPVPMTEDHREKIYQNMEELAKLGLRVLALAHRPCTDKLQSLEGADPERDDVEKDLCFLGLIGLYDPPRPETAD, via the exons ATGGCAGACGAGAAACCTAACATCTCTCCCCACGGGGCACCCGACAACCCCCACGGGGCGGGTGCGCccctcagccagccagcccacTCACTGACTTATGAAGCGGTGATAAAGGCGCTCGGCACTGCGCTGGACGAGGGATTGAACCCCGAGGAAGCCAGCCGTCGTCTCCAGGAATATGGTCCCAATAAACTggaggaaggcgaaggcgtCTCGGTGGTCAAGATTCTCGTGCGCCAGGTGGCCAACGCAATGATGCTA GTGCTGATTCTGGCTATGGCGGTCAGTTTCGGAATTCAGTCGTGGATTGAAGGCGGAGTGATCTGTGCTGTGATTGTCCTCAACATCGTTGTTGGTTTTTTCCAAGAGTACGCCGCGGAAAAAACCATGGAATCGTTGCATTCGTTATCATCGCCTACAGGCACTGTCTCCAGAGGTGGCCAGACGTTCTCGGTGCCTTCGCATGATATCGTACCGGGTGACATGGTAGAGCTGAGGACGGGAGACACTGTCCCAGCAGATATTCG TCTGGTTGAAGCAGTCAACTTCGAAACCGACGAGGCTCTCCTGACCGGCGAGTCTCTTCCCGTCCAGAAGGAATGTGACTCCACCTTCAAAGAGGATACCGGCCCTGGTGACCGTCTGAATATCGCTTATAGCTCGAGTACGGTCACCCGTGGTCGGGCTCGTGGTGTGGTTGTTGGTACAGGCATGTCCACTGAAATCGGATCTATTGCCCTTGCACTACGGGCCAGTGACAACAAACGACGGCCCGTCAGGCGTGGGCCCGAAGGCGAGACTAAGAAACGGTGGTATCTCGAGGCCTGGACTCTTACTGGGACGGATGCCGTGGGCCGCTTTCTTGGTGTTAATATTGGCACGCCCCTGCAAAGGAAGCTGTCAAAACTGGCCTGTTTACTATTTGGAATCGCCGTTCTATTCGCCATTGTCTGTATGGCTGCAAACTacttcagcagcaacaatgagGTTATCATGTACGCAGTTGCAACGGGTATCAGTATGATTCCGGCTTGTCTTGTGGTCGTCCTTACGATCACGATGGCCGTTGGCACCAAGCGCATGGTCGAGCGGAATGTTATTGTCCGAAAACTGGACTCCCTGGAAGCACTTGGTGCCGTCACCGACATTTGTTCCGACAAGACCGGTACATTGACTCAGGGCAAGATGGTTGTCAAAAAGGCATGGATCCCATCCCGAGGCATATATTCTGTCGGCACGTCCAACGAGCCTTTCAATCCTACTGTTGGGGACATTACATTCACACCTGTGGCTCCCTTGGAAttcgacgaggagaaggaaggtgCCGCTGCGCCGAATATCGAAGATCTAGTTTCGGAGAATCGCCAGCTCGAGGACTTTCTGGATGTCGCTTCCATGGCCAACCTTTCCCACGTGTTCAAGTCCGAGGAGGGCGAATGGAGCGCTCGCGGCGAACCTACTGAAATTGCCATCCAAGTTTTTGCGTCAAGATTCAACTGGAACCGAGACCGCTGGACCAAGGGCGAAGGTGCGGTGTGGCATCAAAAGGCCGAGTTCCCATTCGACTCGACGGTAAAGAAAATGTCTGTGATCTTCAGCAAAAGAGGAGCCTGTGAGGACAAAGAAGACCACACCATGGTGTTTACCAAGGGTGCGGTCGAGCGCGTCGTCGAATCGTGCACCTCTGTTATTTGGGATCAAGGCTCATCTACCCCTGTGCCCATGACCGAAGACCACCGTGAGAAAATTTACCAAAACATGGAGGAGCTCGCCAAGCTAGGACTTCGGGTATTAGCCCTGGCTCACCGGCCA
- the SAT4_1 gene encoding serine/threonine-protein kinase HAL4/sat4 (COG:T;~EggNog:ENOG410PG7W;~InterPro:IPR000719,IPR011009,IPR008271;~PFAM:PF07714,PF00069;~go_function: GO:0004672 - protein kinase activity [Evidence IEA];~go_function: GO:0005524 - ATP binding [Evidence IEA];~go_process: GO:0006468 - protein phosphorylation [Evidence IEA]), with protein MPHRFQPLIQRLRKQTASLTHTGGIEIEGEDSRLLSTDDRAPNDEMPCLIRGFPSPPGRPNDQTKQDRFVRIDGGGHGHYLSPRKLRTHLCPNTRLFHWIGLGGKGKRLNGSRALQTEWEQWTESGKMAAVTQKYGEIETVAGLGTHALVLLSHKVQACNPHLDQYYAVKIFRRGSKQTGLDYQRRVSSEYSITSSLHHRNVIETFELPPLGYDDLCECMEYCSGGDLHSLIVASRRLCEEEADCFMKQLMRGILYLHEMGIAHRDLKPENLLLTGRGCLKISDFGNAECFRLAWEDQVHLSTTRCGSAPYISPEQYLPQPLDPRLADVWAAALVYIAMRAGRNPWKSATVKDECFRDYMEDCKVGRHYFLIKDISHGQSRGVLNSMLSIDPAHRPGAAEVLSSQWHQAIRCCQAPNSEPPS; from the exons ATGCCTCACCGTTTCCAGCCACTCATCCAGCGACTGCGCAAACAAACAGCTTCTTTGACACATACCGGAGGCATAGAGATCGAAGGGGAGGACAGTCGCCTACTCTCCACGGATGATCGAGCCCCCAACGATGAGATGCCCTGTCTTATACGCGGATTTCCATCTCCCCCGGGCAGGCCAAATGACCAGACCAAACAAGATAGATTTGTCCGGATAGATGGTGGTGGCCATGGACATTATCTAAGCCCCCGGAAGTTGAGAACGCACCTTTGCCCAAACACCCGTCTTTTCCACTGGATAGGACTTGGAGGCAAGGGCAAGCGTTTGAACGGCTCCAGAGCGCTACAGACCGAATGGGAACAGTGGACCGAGAGCGGTAAGATGGCCGCCGTCACCCAGAAATACGGGGAGATCGAGACTGTTGCTGGGCTTGGGACCCATGCGCTTGTATTGTTGTCGCATAAAGTACAGGCCTGCAATCCCCATCTAGATCAGTACTATGCTGTGAAGATCTTCCGTCGCGGATCCAAACAAACCGGGCTCGACTATCAGAGGCGAGTGAGCTCAGAATACTCCATCACATCATCCTTGCACCATCGGAATGTTATCGAGACCTTCGAGCTCCCCCCCCTGGGTTACGACGATCTTTGCGAGTGTATGGAGTACTGCTCCGGTGGAGATTTACATTCACTTATTGTTGCGTCACGACGGCTGTgcgaagaggaggcagaCTGTTTCATGAAGCAGCTGATGCGCGGGATCCTCTATCTCCATGAGATGGGGATTGCTCACCGTGATTTGAAGCCGGAAAACCTTCTCCTTACGGGCCGCGGTTGCCTTAAAATCTCCGATTTTGGCAACGCAGAGTGCTTCCGCCTCGCCTGGGAAGACCAAGTTCACCTGTCTACCACTCGCTGTGGCTCAGCGCCGTATATCTCCCCGGAGCAGTATCTCCCGCAGCCTCTTGATCCCAGACTTGCTGACGTTTGGGCCGCCGCTCTTGTTTATATCGCCATGAGAGCTGGGAGAAACCCGTGGAAGTCGGCAACCGTCAAGGATGAATGCTTTCGAGACTACATGGAAGATTGCAAAGTTGGCCGACATTATTTTCTTATCAAGGACATATCCCAT GGACAAAGCCGTGGAGTTCTGAACTCCATGCTCAGCATCGATCCCGCGCATCGGCCAGGAGCGGCCGAGGTCCTCTCTTCTCAGTGGCACCAGGCGATCCGTTGTTGTCAGGCTCCCAACTCCGAACCTCCTTCTTGA